TCCTTATTAGACTTTTCtgcctttcattttcatttgccaATTGGAGTATTTTGGCAGATGCTTGGGAACATTAcctgatttttttattctcagtttCAATGACTGATTTTCTTGTGGCCTTCCACCATTGCTATCTAAAGACTGTTCTCACTGACACCCTGGTGTCAATTCTATGTTCATCTTCATGTCCTCTCACTGCCCTCGGCCCTCTGAGGGCTAAAGTATATCCTCACATAGGACAGAGCTACCTCCTGTTTGATTCTGTCAAGCACATCAAGGAAGCATTCAAATGTCCACCCTGTGTTCCAAAGATAAGCCACTGGACATTATAATACTGAAAGCACCCTGTCTGCTTTTTAGAAGAAACTTATTCGCATTAGCAGTTtaggaggaaaatgaaataagGGGACGTGTTCTTATTGTCATCTTCATTCACCAAACACTTTAGGAATCAATCAATATTGTCATCTCCGTGGAGTATGCAAGATCTCAGAGCATTTGACACTGAATCCATAAAAAGATTTCCACATGGGCCTGTTGTTCAGGATAAGACAAAAAACACATGTAAATAAGTAACagaaatatatagttttaaaagatgGGTGAGATTTCTTTTATCTCATCAGGAAAGATCAACTTGTATGGAGCATttcatacaataaaaaaaaacattttgttgacGTTGCAAACACTAGTATGCAGAAACTAATGGTTCCAACTACTGGGAAAAACAGAAAGTGAGGACTGTGAACAAATACAGGAACATATTCCAGATAATCACATaactttccttcctctgtccACTTGGGGACAATTTCAGATCAACTCACATAGAAACCCTGCCAGGGCTAGTTACTCTCACTAAGATGAAGAGACAAAGATTTAAGTCCAGAGACACAGAGAGCTAGGTATAGTGTCAAGTGGTCTAACACGTTTACCATATTTGCAAGTGGGGCCTGAAAGCAAGAAGCTcaacaatctctctctctcttctctctctctctctctctctccctctctctctctctctctctctctctctctctccatacaaacacacacacactctgaaaCAATGAAATTAACTTGATAAACAACAGggataaacataaaattttggaAGCCTTCAGGGTGAAATACACCTTACATATAGGGAGGAAATGAGAACAGTTTGTAAGTAAAATGCAAGCCAGAAGTTAGATAAATAACATAttaaaagtgcttttaaaaacTCTCAAACCAGGATTCTATATCCAACAAACATCTATCGAAACTTAAGGTgaaaaacaaagtatttcaaaactaaaaactgAATGAATTTGCTTCCCGCACAGGTACATGAGAAATTCAAAAGGAATTTCTTCAACTTGAAGGAAAAGGGTGCTAGAGGAAATCTTGGAtctataaaaaacaaagaagagtgTCAGAAATGGTAAACGCAtcagtaaatattaaatattttttgttattttttaaaatttaatttaaaggtAACTGTGTAGAGCAAGAACAAGACCGAGTACtgtaaattaatttcatatttaaaaggaaaacatatgGCTGCCCCTTGCCTATGCAGATCTCTGGCCCACTGCTGGGTGAACCTCCCAGACCTCAGGCTCCCCATCTACCAACACCAGGGCTCCTCCAGCCACCTCCTCTTGGCACACTGCAGCTGCCCCCATAGGCCCCTCAACATGGTAACCTCCACCTTGAGACACCAGACAGGGCCTGGAGGCAGGTGCCCACGGCAGTACTGCCTGCTACAGAGCTGTATCTCTGCACAAGCCATCCAACAACATCCCAAGGCCCACCCTCACTACCTCATCTCTGAAAGctgttgcctccatcttgggacacttctGCCGCCATCTTGGGTTACCTCCACTGTCACCATTGCCATTTTTAATTGGGGcagcttccatcttgggacaccagctGGGGCCCAGAAGCCCAACATCAAGACACCTACAAGTTTGTCACAGCCACCAGCTAGAGACACAGCCACTTCCATCTAGGGACAACACCCAAGGCATGGATGACCACCACAAAGATCTTACAGTCTTGGTTACATGGGAGATCTCTCTGCTAGGTGTGCTAGTAGCCACTATCTTGCTGCAGAGTCAGGAGAGAATTTTGCACAGGGTTTCTAGGTTGAAAGAGATTGTGAGGAGATCTTAATCCGGGCTCACCCACCCAAACAGCCCAGCACCCACAGGGTTTTCAAGGCCAACTCTGGCAGCACTTGCTGGGACCCAACACCAGCCCAGTCCCCAGTCCCTCCCCAATCCAGCATCCACTGATCACCTGGTCCTACTGGTTTGGCAATCAACAGGGCCCTCTGGCTCTCCAATCCCCAGTCTTCCAGCACTCTAGCCACCAACCTGGCTCAGCACTTGCAGCAACATCGCTGGCCTGCTGCTCTCAGTGCCTGGTCCTCATCTGCACAATACACAACAGCTCTCCACAACAGGCACACTGATCCTGGTGCTCAGCCCTGAGGACCTCCAGAGAGAGATTCCAGATTAGGAAGTCAAAAGCATAGGTGTGAGAGAGATACAGTTTAGAAACTAAGTTCCAGACCAGGAATTGAGGGGTCCACAAGTTAAGACCAGGCTCCTACAACACACAAGTGGACCCCCAAGGAGATTCCTGGGCTTCAGTATTCCAACAGGGACTAGCAATTGCTAAGCCCTATCTCCAGGAGTTTCACATCCAAGACAAACCCTCCCAACCCTAGTAATCTTcatttcaagaaagagagattctcaaagaaatccaaacagaaatgctcaaaatgaaggaaacaataaaaaaaactgaaaattcaataGAAATCATCACCAAAAACAATTCTGGaaacagaacctcaggcaataaggacataatatataatcttgaaaataaacttgaccacacagtgaagatggtaagataTCATGATCAGAAACTCTAAGAATTATAGGATAAcacaaaaagaccaaatttaagatttattggaataaagaaaggcagagagataCAAACCAAGGAAATATactattttttcaatgaaataataccagaaaatttcccaaacctgtagaatgaaatggaaaatcaaatacaagaggcttacatgacaccaaatgtacaaaattataacatggctattaattttgtctttctgAGCAGTTTATCTCTGACTTTAAAATTTCCTCATAAAAATTGTGAATTATCTCTCTTTCAAGGAGACAACCCATGAACTGTCTTTTAAATGTAAGGAGTATTTTTCTCATGGAGTTTGGTTCTGCTAGAGGCATTTAGCTCTACCACCTAAAATTATCtccattccccaccccacccacccacaagTATATATCCTCACAGACTCACACTAAAGAAATCCTCCAACTCTTAAAAAATTTCCTTCCCAAGGCAAAATTGGGAAGTAATTAAAATTACTCTTTGATGCTTTGGGATTATTTATGTGTCAAAAATCTCATGTAATGCTTGCCATATAAATtagatattttacaaataaggaagtGAAGAACAAACATTTTTGTTGTCACATGATCAATAAATGTAAagttggaatttaaaaaaattataacagatcCACACccaggcacattataataaaaatacttagcatacagaataaggagagaaatttataataaaaataccaagcatacaaaataaggagagaattttaaaggccatAAAAGAAAAGTACCTTCTATTGTACACATATAGaaggaaaccaatttggatctcagtaaatttctcaacccagaccctcagagCTAGGaaatcctggaacaatatataccaagctctgaaagaaaatggatgccaaccaagaatcttacatccagcaaaattaagcttcagatttgatgatgaaacaaaaaccttccatgatcaacaaaagttaaaataatttacaactagaaagcctgcactacagaatattctcagcaaaatattccattaggaggaatgaaaatcagcaaaaggtGGAACTACATTGGAAAAGtcaatcaaaggaaaaaacaagtcaccttaaaaaaacaaaaataaaccaaaatgaatacaaatcatagatcaataataaccctgaatgttaattgcctaaactcattaatcaaaagacatagtctGGCAGATTGGGTTTCTTAAATAGACCCAACAAtgtgctgccttcaagagactcatctcataggaaaagatatccacagactgaaggtgaaaggatgggaaaaaacatatcacccACATGGACTGCGTAAACTAGCAGGGGTTTCCTTCCTCatgtcagataaagtggacttccaGCCATAGTTCATCAGAAGAGATAAATAAGGACATTTCACTCTACTTAaaggaaccatacatcaacaaaacataagaatcataaatatgtatacctcaagcaatggagcatctatgtacattgaacaaacccttctcaatttctagaatcaaatagaccataacagaataatactggatgacttcaacacacctctctcgccactacatagattctccaaacaaaaactaaacaaagaaactataggaATCATCCATCAATAAGAAAATGCACTttattctcagcaacacatggatcatTCTCTAAAACAGaacatatgttatgccacaaagcatatcttagaaaatacaaaataatagagatactatcctgcattttataaaatttcataatagaatgaaatttgaaatcaatgataaaataaaaaatagaagctactccaacacttggagactaaataatacactactgaataacaaatggatagcagaagacatcatgaaggagattaaaaaaaacaactcttagaagtaaatgagaacaatgATACAACATGTGAAAATCTCTGGGAtttatgaaggcagtgctaaaagGTAAAtccattgcattgagctcattcattaaagaataaaagtcaacaaacaaatgacctgacattacatctcaaagccctagaaaaagaacaaatcaacaccaaaagtagtagaagacaggaaataattgaaatcaataaaattgaaataaaagaaacaattcaaagagtggacaaaacaaaaagttggttctttgaaaaaataaataaaattgataaaccatgagccatgctagtgaagaagagagagaaaactgaaattacttaaattcatgaggaaaaagacaatatgaaaaagaaatatcatgatATAAggattgaaatacagaagataaattagaaactattttgaaaatttacactccaggaaaatagaaaatatcaaagatatcAACAAATTTGTAGAGACATATGGTATGGACAAACTGAGtcaggacatacacaatttaaacaaatcaatttcaagcaatgaaacagaagatgccatcaaaagcctgcCAACCAAGAAAAACACAGGAACAGACAGATACACTGCTGAGCTTCTGCacgaccttcaaagaagaattaattccaatactcctcaaattactctatgaaataggaaagaagggaccccttccaaactcattctattaagctaatatcaccctgataccaaaaccagacaaaatcacatcaaggaaagaactcTTCAGACCAATagccctaatgaacatagatgcaataATTCTCAAGAATTCTGGCTAATTACatacaaaacacatttaaaaaatagtgcaccatgatcaagtggggttcattccagggatgcaaagtcggttcaacatacagaaatcaataaatgtaatttatcacatcaacagACAAGAATCAtacgatcatctcaatagatgtagacaCACATTTGACAACTACAGCACCTCTTTGtgttcaaaacagtagaaaaactaggggtaacAGGAATGTATcgcaacactgtaaaagctatttatgctaagtccaaggccaacatcattctaaaggggaaaaaaatttttaaaattccctctaaaaactggaacaagacagggatgccctctttcaccacttctagtcaacatagtccttgaaactctagacagagcatatagacagaagaagaaattaaagggatatgaataggaaaagaagcactcaaactatcactatttgccaacaacatgattccCAATTTACAGGATCTAAGAAACTCCAACAGATAACTcccagaactaataaatgaattcagcaaaatagcagatgcccttaaacagatgaatggataaagaaactgtggtatatatacacaatggaatattactcagcattaaaagagaataaaattatggcatttgtaggtaaatggatggagttggagaatatcatgctaagtgaagtaagccaatcccaaaaaactaaaggtccAGTGTTTttcctgatatgtggatgctgattcctaatgggggttgggggaatatgggaggaactttagatagggcaaaggggagagagaggaagggaggagtcATCAGGGTGGGAAATATGGTgtaataagatggacatcattaccataagtacatgtatgaagacaccaatggtgtgactctactttgcgtACAGCCGGGTAAATGAAAAATTgtctctatatgtgtactatgagttgaaattcattctgatgtcatgtataacaaattaggataaataaataaatttttaagataacAAAAGTAGCCTGTGATACAACCAAAAAATTACATTGAAAGCTGGAGCGCTGATGTACTTATAAATACATAGCCAAAAAGCTACTCTTGGCTATAAATAAAATCCTAAAAAGGAACAAGAAACGTGGGGTAAGTAAGAAAAGAATGGCAAGACAGCAGACTTAATCCATACCCCAAATTATATTGCTTTAATGTGACACAAATCACATGCAAATGGTGAAAACAATCACTTAAAAAATCAGATTGTCATATagaataaaaaggtaaaatacaACTATCTGCAGTCTACAGAAAAACACTTTAAGAACAAAGACAGCAGTACAATGAATCTGACATGACTTTCCCATCTATATATATGTGATTAAATGACCAATGTAACCCCACATCGTATACAACCACACTAATGGGATCCTAAGTGGAAAACCACACAAAATACATTTGGGGAATCAAAGAGAAAGCCAATGACTAAAATACccataaaatacagaaaacatttgataattacacagtatatttttaaataaccaatagaccaaaaaaaaaaaaacgaaacaTATTTACTATTCAATTTCACAGTTCCACTTCTCAGGATTTACTTGAGATAAGGAAAACCAAGGGCACCCAAAGACTCTTCGTAAATGTTCAGAGCAGCTTCATTCCTGATGGCCCAGCATTATAAATCACCAAAGTCTGTGATTCCTTTAATCCGTAAGTATTAGTATATGGGAAGGAACTATTGATAAATGGAACATGGATGAGTCTCAACACACATTGTGTCAAGTGAAGAACACAAACATTCCATTCCATTTATATCAAATTCTCAGACTggtaaaacaaaaagaagtagaATGTAGATCAACACAAACTCATGCTGGTATTAACAAGGAGAAATCACAGACTTTGGGGAACTGAAAAGTTTTTGTGAACTCTGGGAAGATGGGAAAGTAGTTACATGGGTGTAGATATTAGTATAATTCCTTGAACTATAGGAACCCCTTCTTGTATTCAAATTAtactttaagtttattttattcaagtttatttgtttgttagcAAAACTAATAAGATTTTATAAGGAGGGTGCTCAGGAGAACAGATATAGGTCAGTTCTCAAGATTCAGAAAATTTCTCGTAGTAAGCAGGTGTTGAAATGGATCttgaagaagggaaaagagacaTGATCTGGGTGCACCTGAGATGTGACCAGTCAGCAATGCTTATTTATCACAAAGAATATTTTGTCCAAAGATAAGTTAACTTTTTAAATCACCTGTcacaaaacccacctgaatcaaatgtatgaaatatgatatgtcaagagctttgtaatgttttgaacaaccaataaaaaaaaagaaatattaaaaaaaaaaataaatcacctgTCACATAAAATtctagatttccagttttcaggAGAAACATAGGCTGCAATCAGGCCAGAGTTTGACTGGGCACTTGACAGCTGGCCACTGCAGCTACCACCTTTGCAAAGGACACGTTTTCCCAGCTCAGGACAGACCCTGTCACTCCATGGCCAACAAGGGCACTGCTACCCCAGCCCTTACCTGCTCCTTGCCAGCAGGTCATCAGAGGAGTGGGGCTCCTGTTTGCACAGAATCACTTGGGCTTAAAAACTTGTCATACAAGGGAAAGGACTCGAACTCTTTAGATAAACATTGAAAGGAGGTGGATGACCCTTTTCTTTGTTACTTCTCCAGGTTAACTCTCCATTCATCCTCCATTCCTAAGCAGGCAAAGACTGCAGTTCTGGGGACTTGAGGTCTTGGGCTCCAGACAGGCAGGTGACCAGAAGACTCACAAGATGTCTTCATAGGAGCtgtgagggaagagaaagggagacacCATTCAGGAAACAGGAACAgggggtggaggagagagagcgAGGGAAGGAGCAGATGGAAGGGGAGACTCACCGGTGTCTCCTGATCCAATAGAAGCCTAGAATGAGCACAAAGAACAGCACCAGGCAAGCCAGTACCACCAGGATGACCAAGCCCACAGAGGTGTGGCTCCCACCTGCAGGGGACACAGGACCATGTACCAAGTTCCCtggtctagcacatgtgaggggcCAGGCGCTGCCTTTTCCCTCCCCCTATTTAGAGCATCAACTTCTATTCCTCAGAAGTTTAGACTCCCCACCTTTCACAGGGTCTAGGCACCTCCACTACAGTTCATTTCACTATATAATAACGTAGCGTAGAGGTGAAGCTGTGTAGTCAGGCAGCCCTGAATCTCTACCCAGCTCTTCCACCTTCTGTGAGACTCTGGGTAGGTAACCTATCTCAGCCTCAATTTGTAAAATAGAATAACAATAAGTGCTTCAAAGGAGAGTGGTGATGCTCAGGTAAAGCACTGGATGCAGAGTGGACAGGCCCCCACGCAGGAAGCACTCAGTAAACCACAGCTCTCCTTGTTAACCTGCTTTTCATAAATCCCTGATCCCCATTCTGCTGGGAAATGAATCTTCCcagattctgttttcattttatatgcagtgctgctGGTTGAATCCTAGAATCTGGGGCAAaccactgagctgcttccctagctttcactttttgagacaaggtctccctaattTGGCTAGGCTGGCCACctacttggaattctcctgcatcagcctccccagcagctgggaataCAGATGAGTGCTGTCATGCCCAGCTTCCAGGGATTCATTATTTGCCAACAACTTCCAGATATCTGAGATTATCAGTCCCATTTCATCTTGCATTTAATACATCAAATGTCAGTCCTATTTTAGTTTCTAGACTCTATTTTCCTCCTTTCTGTAATTGGAATCTCATACTCAGGCCGTGCTGTGTGCCAACCGACCTTTCCGGGTCCTTCCCTCTATGCCTCTATGCTTGAGAACCACCTGTGTCCATTTCcaacacagccccagccctttctcaCCCCAGTAGAGGACGAGGTCCTGCCCTCCTAGGCTGCTGTGCTTCACCCTGCAGGCCAGGCCAGCCGCCTCCCCAGCTGCCACATCCAGGGTTGCTCGGAGATACCACGTCTCATCACCATTGGGCAGGATGTCACCTCTCTGAGTGCCCTGCTGCTCCTGTTCCCCTCGCATCCACATCACCCACACGGGCTTTGGGTAGAAGCCAGACACGTGGCACACCAGCAGCAGAcggccaggcccagggctggggccaCTGGACAGCCAGGCCTCAGGCTTCACTGTATCCAATAAGGGATGAGGAAAGCATAAGGTGAGAACTCTGCATCAGAGGTCCCAGGCCTCCTCCCAGGTTCATGCTCCCCAAAGGTCCACTTCTGGAGGTGGAGTCTCCAGGTAGCTTTGATCCCTTTGTCACATTGCCCAGGAGACCCATCCCtcatctccttcccctcccctgatCCCAGTGCCCTATAAATGCCTCACCTCCTACTCTAACACCCTGAGCTCAGCTGGAGCACACAGCATGTCTCAAACACTGTCTGAATCAATTCTGACCCACAGACTTGGTTTAATTCAACTCATGGAACCCAGCAGGTACTCAGTGACACTGGGTGATATGAACAAATACCCTCATGCCTTATCCATCCCCTATGTCTTGATCTTTGTCTGATGCTTAAAGGAAAGCAAACCCTTGGATGGCAAAACCTACTTGAAGCTTAAAAGTAGGATAGATGGAGAGGACAGAAGGCTGACCTTGCTTCTCCAGTTCTGACTTCCCTGTCTCTAAGAGGCCATTCAGAAATTGGGAGAAGATGTCATTGAGGAGCCACTGCACTGTTTCCCTTGTCCCATCATCCTGGTTGAGCACTTTGATGACCAAATCTACCCACTTAGGGGCCTTTGGGGCAGGCTCCCAAGCAGTTCCCTGGAAACTCAGGATATATTCTCCTTGATATGCTACATGGAGAAAGTGTTCTGAGACGTTCCCAGGGTGCACCTCACAGCCACCAGACAGCTGCAGCTCCATGGGATCTGTGGGGAGAAACGTGCAAAACTCAAATGAGCTTTAAAGGACTGAAAGGGATGAAGGAGAAGAGACTGGTACTGGGGTTACACGGGGGACCCACAATGGAAGGAAATGAGAGTGGGTGGCCTGATGCCTGAAACTGGGGCATGACCAGGCAGAAGTGCAAGTCCTCAGAGAGGGAGAAAGCACACAACCTCATCCCCTCTCCCAGCAGGACTTCCATGCCCATTCTCACACTGGGGCGCCTGCCCTGGATCCCATCCCCTCAACTCACACTCTAAGGACAGCATTTTGGCGAATTCCTGTATGTCCCTGGTGAAGCTGCTTCGAAAAACCCGAAATATATTCTGCAGGTGGACCCACTGCTGGCTGCTGAAGGTGCCCTGGGCCCAGGGCTTCACAAAGCTGATGGTGTCCGAGGCATTGCTCCAACTGTGCGTCTGCAGCTCCCCCAACAGGATCAAGGCGTCAGTGCGCATCCAGCTGCTGTTAGTGAAGGAGGAGATCTGGAGATAGCGGAAGAGGACACTCCTTTGCAGGACTGGGGACAAGAAGACTGGGTAAGTACAGCGAATGGCCCACGGAGCAGAGAGcacagggaaaggaaagaagcaaagCAGAAAGTGAGTCCAGGAGGGTCAGCTGAGGGTGCACCAACCCTGACATGTACCGCGCCAGGAGCCAGAGGCCCCTGGATCTTCATTGCATCCGTGTGCTCCAGGCTCCATGGCCCAAGGCACATCCCAGCGCCATGGAGAGCCTTTCCCTAAGTATCAAGCCCGCTCCCTCTCTCCGCAC
This sequence is a window from Marmota flaviventris isolate mMarFla1 chromosome 10, mMarFla1.hap1, whole genome shotgun sequence. Protein-coding genes within it:
- the LOC114084634 gene encoding antigen-presenting glycoprotein CD1d-like, producing MGCGWFLLLWVLPKAWGSSEVLQRSVLFRYLQISSFTNSSWMRTDALILLGELQTHSWSNASDTISFVKPWAQGTFSSQQWVHLQNIFRVFRSSFTRDIQEFAKMLSLEYPMELQLSGGCEVHPGNVSEHFLHVAYQGEYILSFQGTAWEPAPKAPKWVDLVIKVLNQDDGTRETVQWLLNDIFSQFLNGLLETGKSELEKQVKPEAWLSSGPSPGPGRLLLVCHVSGFYPKPVWVMWMRGEQEQQGTQRGDILPNGDETWYLRATLDVAAGEAAGLACRVKHSSLGGQDLVLYWGGSHTSVGLVILVVLACLVLFFVLILGFYWIRRHRSYEDIL